One Hydrogenophaga crassostreae genomic region harbors:
- a CDS encoding PLP-dependent transferase, with the protein MSELSTQLIHHPYRPPEGFDAVAPAVHKASTVIFPNVHALRTQEWIDKSGYTYGLHGTPTTYTLEERIATVEGGRYCVLAPSGLSAVTLVDMAFLRQGDELLIPDNAYGPNKSFANGELAAWGISHRYYDAQDPEDLAAKISGKTRLVWLEAAGSITLEYPDLPGLVAVVRDANAQRGEGDRKVITALDNTWGAGIAFNAFDLGIDVSMQALTKYPSGGADVLMGSVVTRDEQLHKQVLLTHMRLGLNVSGNDTELVLRGLSSMLLRYQVQDASTRALAAWMQTQPGVSKVLHPSLPDSPGHANWKRDATGAACLFSAVFDAALSQTQIDAFCDRLQCFKLGWSWAGPISLCAPYNIAGIRTQEWPHKGGLVRFAVGLESVADLQSDLAQALAGLTT; encoded by the coding sequence ATGAGCGAACTGTCTACCCAACTCATTCACCATCCCTACCGCCCGCCCGAGGGCTTCGATGCCGTTGCGCCTGCGGTTCACAAGGCCTCTACCGTCATCTTTCCCAATGTGCATGCCTTGCGCACGCAGGAGTGGATCGATAAAAGTGGCTACACCTACGGGCTGCACGGAACGCCCACCACCTATACGCTCGAAGAACGCATTGCGACCGTAGAGGGGGGTCGATATTGCGTGCTGGCACCCAGCGGTTTGTCTGCTGTGACGCTGGTCGACATGGCTTTCCTGCGCCAGGGTGATGAGCTGCTGATTCCCGACAACGCCTACGGACCCAACAAGTCGTTTGCCAATGGCGAACTCGCTGCATGGGGTATTTCGCACCGGTATTACGATGCGCAAGATCCCGAAGACCTCGCCGCCAAGATTTCGGGGAAGACGCGTCTGGTGTGGCTGGAAGCGGCCGGATCCATCACGCTTGAATACCCCGACCTGCCTGGCCTCGTTGCCGTGGTCAGGGACGCCAATGCGCAAAGAGGTGAGGGTGACCGCAAAGTCATCACCGCACTTGACAACACGTGGGGCGCGGGCATCGCATTCAATGCCTTTGACCTGGGCATTGATGTGTCCATGCAAGCCCTCACCAAATACCCCAGCGGCGGCGCTGACGTTTTGATGGGCTCGGTCGTCACGCGCGATGAGCAATTGCACAAGCAGGTTCTGTTGACCCACATGCGGCTGGGTTTGAACGTGAGCGGCAACGACACCGAGCTGGTTTTGCGTGGCCTGAGCAGCATGTTGCTGCGATACCAGGTCCAGGATGCAAGCACCCGGGCGCTCGCCGCCTGGATGCAAACCCAGCCGGGTGTCTCCAAGGTTCTGCACCCGTCCCTGCCCGACTCTCCTGGGCACGCGAACTGGAAGCGCGATGCAACGGGAGCGGCATGCCTGTTCAGCGCCGTGTTTGACGCTGCGTTGAGCCAAACCCAGATCGATGCATTTTGTGACCGTTTGCAATGCTTTAAGCTGGGTTGGAGCTGGGCAGGGCCCATCAGTCTGTGCGCGCCTTACAACATCGCTGGTATCCGAACCCAAGAATGGCCCCATAAAGGGGGCCTGGTTCGGTTCGCGGTGGGTCTTGAAAGCGTTGCAGACCTCCAGTCAGACCTGGCGCAAGCCCTGGCAGGTTTGACCACATGA
- the hflK gene encoding FtsH protease activity modulator HflK, whose translation MDVNLQDPNRGDLPAIKPASGAKQRLLGVFNLNDPRWGRDDNEAPDGEKPPHTDNEEPPRQPPRQPRPTSNGNQGPPDLDELWRDFNRKLGGLLGGKGGNNGGRGGSDNGGGFNPSPKSTGIGIGLIAGVAALIWVGTGIFIVQEGEQAVITQFGKYNRTVGAGFNMRMPYPIERHETIPVTRIRSVDVGRENIVPATGLRESAMLTSDENIVEIKFAVQYRLNDARAFLFESRDPDASVVKVAETALREVIGKMKMDAALAEERDQIAPRVRGLMQAMLDQYKVGIEVVAINLQQDGVRPPEQVQAAFDDVLKAGQERERAKNEAQAYANDVVPRARGAASRLTEEAEGYRARIVAQAEGDANRFSSVLAEYQKAPQVTRDRMYVDSMQQIYGSVTKVMVDSKSGSNLLYLPLDKIMQMTGQSGTPSPSVSSAPVAATTAQQRTSNDTDNPARSRERESR comes from the coding sequence ATGGATGTGAATTTGCAAGACCCGAATCGCGGTGATTTACCCGCGATCAAGCCTGCTTCAGGTGCTAAACAGCGTCTGTTGGGGGTGTTCAATTTGAACGATCCGCGCTGGGGTCGAGATGACAACGAGGCACCGGATGGCGAAAAGCCTCCGCATACCGACAATGAAGAGCCGCCACGTCAACCGCCCCGACAGCCCCGGCCCACGTCGAATGGCAACCAGGGCCCGCCGGATCTGGATGAGCTTTGGCGTGATTTCAATCGCAAGCTCGGTGGCCTGTTGGGTGGCAAAGGTGGCAACAACGGCGGCAGGGGTGGTTCCGACAATGGTGGGGGCTTCAATCCGAGTCCCAAGTCCACGGGTATTGGCATAGGCCTGATCGCTGGCGTTGCAGCACTGATCTGGGTGGGCACCGGCATTTTCATCGTGCAAGAAGGTGAACAGGCGGTGATCACACAGTTCGGCAAGTACAACCGAACGGTGGGCGCTGGCTTCAACATGCGCATGCCGTACCCCATCGAGCGTCACGAAACCATTCCGGTCACCCGAATCCGTTCGGTGGATGTGGGGCGCGAAAACATCGTACCCGCGACCGGGTTGCGTGAGTCGGCCATGCTGACCTCCGATGAAAACATCGTGGAGATCAAGTTCGCCGTGCAATACCGGCTGAACGATGCGCGGGCATTCTTGTTCGAAAGTCGCGATCCAGACGCCTCCGTGGTGAAAGTGGCTGAAACCGCGCTGCGCGAAGTCATCGGCAAGATGAAGATGGATGCGGCTTTGGCCGAGGAGCGTGATCAGATTGCACCCCGTGTGCGGGGATTGATGCAAGCCATGCTCGATCAATACAAAGTTGGTATCGAGGTGGTTGCCATCAACTTGCAGCAAGATGGTGTTCGCCCACCCGAGCAAGTTCAGGCGGCTTTTGACGACGTGCTCAAAGCTGGACAGGAACGCGAGCGTGCCAAGAACGAAGCGCAGGCCTATGCCAATGACGTTGTGCCGCGTGCCCGAGGTGCCGCTTCGCGCTTGACGGAAGAGGCTGAAGGTTACCGAGCCCGTATCGTTGCGCAAGCTGAAGGTGATGCCAACCGTTTCAGCTCGGTTTTGGCTGAATACCAAAAGGCGCCTCAGGTAACCCGTGACCGCATGTATGTGGACAGCATGCAGCAGATTTATGGCAGCGTGACGAAGGTCATGGTGGACAGCAAGTCGGGCTCCAATTTGCTCTATTTGCCGCTGGACAAGATCATGCAGATGACGGGCCAATCTGGCACGCCAAGCCCGTCCGTCAGCAGCGCACCAGTGGCCGCAACAACGGCGCAACAACGTACCAGCAACGACACAGACAACCCAGCCCGCTCGCGCGAGCGCGAGTCGCGTTGA
- a CDS encoding DUF2065 domain-containing protein: protein MSDTLWAALALFLILEGFLPFVAPGLWRRVFSEMLQMSDGQIRFFGLVCLVIGATSWWLMD, encoded by the coding sequence GTGTCAGACACCTTGTGGGCCGCCCTGGCCCTTTTTCTGATTCTGGAAGGCTTCCTGCCTTTTGTGGCACCCGGTCTTTGGCGTCGGGTGTTTTCTGAAATGCTGCAAATGAGCGATGGGCAAATTCGGTTTTTCGGCCTGGTTTGTCTGGTCATCGGGGCCACCAGCTGGTGGCTGATGGACTGA
- the hflX gene encoding GTPase HflX, translated as MNASSPSQEKRPSVILVGVDFGHAHFDGELLELGLLAQTAGFAVADRVSCKRRAPDPALFVGSGKAEEIKMLAQSTGASEVLFDQSLSPAQQRNLERALDLPVNDRTLLILQIFAQRARSHEGKLQVELAKLQYLSTRLVRRWSHLERQSGGIGMRGGPGETQIELDRRMIGESIKRTKERLEKVKKQRATQRRQRERRDAYMISLVGYTNAGKSSLFNSLVKARAYAADQLFATLDTTTRQLYLGEAGRSVSLSDTVGFIRDLPHGLVDAFAATLQEAADADLLLHVVDASNPAHLEQIQSVQGVLRDIGAGDVPQVLIFNKLDAMEPSTLPRELSDVMELDGVSVSRTFVSAHTGQGMPELRALLAQRVLATHPNQGPELPVALDESEKPLP; from the coding sequence GTGAACGCGTCCTCTCCCTCTCAAGAAAAGCGCCCCTCAGTCATTCTGGTGGGGGTGGACTTTGGTCATGCCCATTTTGATGGCGAGCTGCTTGAATTGGGCTTGCTCGCCCAGACGGCGGGTTTTGCAGTGGCTGATCGCGTGAGCTGTAAGCGCCGCGCCCCTGACCCGGCCTTGTTTGTGGGTTCTGGAAAGGCCGAAGAGATCAAGATGCTGGCGCAGAGCACTGGGGCATCTGAAGTCTTGTTCGATCAGTCGCTCAGCCCCGCTCAACAGCGCAACCTGGAGCGCGCTTTGGACCTGCCGGTCAACGACCGCACATTGCTGATCCTGCAAATTTTTGCCCAGCGTGCACGCAGCCACGAGGGCAAGTTGCAGGTCGAGCTGGCCAAGCTTCAGTACCTGTCAACGCGCCTGGTTCGCCGTTGGTCGCACCTTGAGCGCCAAAGTGGCGGTATTGGTATGCGCGGCGGTCCGGGTGAGACGCAGATCGAGCTCGATCGTCGAATGATTGGTGAGTCCATCAAGCGCACCAAGGAGCGGCTGGAGAAGGTCAAAAAGCAGCGTGCCACCCAGCGCCGGCAGCGAGAGCGACGTGACGCCTACATGATCTCCCTGGTCGGGTATACCAACGCAGGCAAGTCGTCTCTGTTCAACAGCCTGGTGAAGGCACGCGCTTATGCGGCCGACCAGTTGTTTGCCACACTGGACACCACCACCCGCCAGCTCTACCTGGGCGAGGCGGGCCGATCCGTTTCTCTGTCCGACACGGTGGGGTTCATTCGGGATCTGCCCCACGGACTTGTTGATGCGTTTGCTGCGACACTGCAGGAAGCGGCCGACGCCGATTTGCTGTTGCATGTCGTCGATGCTTCGAATCCGGCCCATTTGGAGCAAATCCAGTCGGTTCAGGGTGTGTTGCGCGATATTGGTGCAGGCGATGTGCCCCAAGTGTTGATTTTCAACAAGCTAGATGCGATGGAGCCATCCACTTTGCCACGCGAATTGAGCGATGTCATGGAACTGGATGGGGTCAGCGTGTCTCGTACCTTTGTCAGCGCCCATACTGGCCAGGGCATGCCCGAACTGCGTGCGCTGCTGGCCCAGCGGGTACTGGCTACCCATCCGAACCAAGGCCCTGAATTGCCAGTGGCCCTGGATGAATCTGAAAAGCCCTTGCCCTGA
- the hflC gene encoding protease modulator HflC produces MNKTGFALTSLAVALAIASSMLFVVDQRQFGVVYQLGQIKKVVTEPGLNFKLPPPFQNVSYIDKRLLTLESTDSEPTLTAEKQRVVIDWYVRWRISEPQQYIRNVGLNESAGVIQLNRVVRNSFQQEVNKRTVSELLSTRREELMEDVKRQVLAAVRGSDKPWGMDIVDVRITRVDYAQSITKSVYDRMEAERKRVANDLRAQGFAEGEKIRADADRQREVIVANAFRDAQKVKGDGDGKAAGIYAEAFGRDASFAKFYRSLEAYKSSFASKSDVLVVDPSSDFFKAMRSSDVTK; encoded by the coding sequence ATGAACAAAACAGGTTTTGCCCTGACTTCGTTGGCAGTGGCTCTGGCCATTGCCAGCTCCATGCTGTTTGTGGTCGACCAGCGCCAATTCGGCGTGGTATATCAACTGGGACAGATCAAGAAAGTGGTCACCGAGCCGGGCTTGAACTTCAAGCTGCCACCGCCGTTCCAGAACGTGTCGTACATCGACAAGCGACTGCTGACGCTGGAGAGCACCGATTCGGAACCCACGCTGACGGCTGAAAAGCAGCGCGTGGTGATCGACTGGTATGTGCGTTGGCGCATCAGCGAACCACAGCAATACATTCGAAACGTTGGTTTGAACGAAAGCGCAGGCGTCATTCAGCTCAACCGTGTGGTGCGCAACTCGTTCCAGCAAGAAGTGAACAAGCGCACCGTGAGTGAATTGCTGTCCACTCGCCGTGAAGAACTGATGGAGGATGTGAAGCGGCAGGTGCTTGCCGCCGTTCGTGGATCCGACAAACCTTGGGGCATGGACATCGTTGATGTGCGCATCACACGCGTGGACTACGCCCAAAGCATCACAAAATCGGTTTACGACCGAATGGAGGCCGAACGCAAGCGGGTTGCCAACGACTTGCGCGCTCAAGGTTTTGCTGAGGGTGAAAAGATTCGCGCCGATGCCGATCGCCAACGAGAAGTGATTGTGGCGAATGCGTTCCGTGATGCACAAAAGGTCAAGGGTGATGGCGACGGCAAAGCCGCAGGCATCTACGCCGAGGCATTTGGCCGCGATGCCTCGTTTGCGAAGTTCTATCGCAGCCTGGAGGCATACAAGAGCAGCTTCGCCAGCAAGTCTGATGTGCTGGTCGTTGACCCGAGCTCTGACTTTTTCAAGGCCATGCGCAGCAGCGACGTCACCAAGTAG
- a CDS encoding phosphoribosyltransferase translates to MLTEDGNHLYVSYDEYHNLIEKLALKVYQSEWAFDTILCLARGGMRPGDVLSRIFDVPLAIMSTSSYRANAGTEQGNLDIAHYITTPKGEIAGKVLLVDDLADSGHTLKAVIGQLTNNYPAITEMRSAVIWTKELSTFTPDYSVEFLPTNPWIHQPFESYDSLRPAQLLEKWKL, encoded by the coding sequence ATGCTGACTGAAGACGGTAACCACCTTTACGTCTCTTACGACGAGTACCACAACCTGATCGAAAAGCTGGCGCTCAAGGTGTACCAGTCGGAGTGGGCGTTCGACACGATTTTGTGCCTGGCCCGCGGCGGTATGCGCCCAGGCGACGTGCTTTCCCGCATTTTTGATGTTCCGCTGGCGATCATGTCGACCAGCTCCTACCGTGCCAATGCCGGCACCGAGCAGGGCAATCTCGACATTGCCCACTACATCACCACGCCCAAGGGCGAGATCGCGGGCAAGGTTTTGCTGGTGGACGATCTGGCTGACTCAGGCCACACGCTCAAGGCTGTGATTGGCCAGCTGACGAACAACTACCCAGCGATCACCGAAATGCGCAGCGCCGTGATCTGGACCAAAGAGCTGTCGACCTTTACGCCCGACTACTCGGTCGAATTTCTGCCTACCAACCCCTGGATTCACCAGCCGTTTGAGAGCTACGACAGCTTGCGCCCTGCACAGCTGTTGGAAAAGTGGAAGCTGTGA
- the bamB gene encoding outer membrane protein assembly factor BamB: MHKLAQSLGLVGFLVLGLSGCGSTPEKLQPAPLGSPATVLDAAQVWTAKIGESAAPLAPVVVGGRVFVASAKGNVAALDAETGRDIWRVSLNAELGAGVGADGQSAAVITRDNDLVTLRDGREVWRIRLPARSFTAPLVAGGRVFVLMADRSVGAYDGSTGARLWTQSRPSEPLVLGQGGVLLAVGNTLVAGLSARMTGLDPSNGNVQWQALLASSRGTNEVERLVDLVGSVSREGESVCARAFGAAVGCVDTSRGATIWSKVAKGSNGVSGDATRVFATESDGSVQAWQRDNGEAAWRVDRLKFRDLTAPKAVGRAVVIGDANGNVHVLSREDGSDMARFTTDGSAILGAPVVSDQVLIVQTQKGGVYAWRPR, from the coding sequence ATGCACAAACTCGCCCAGTCACTGGGGCTGGTCGGCTTTTTGGTGTTGGGCTTGAGCGGATGTGGCTCGACGCCTGAAAAGCTGCAGCCGGCCCCGTTGGGCTCTCCGGCCACTGTCCTTGATGCGGCCCAAGTCTGGACCGCCAAGATAGGGGAGTCGGCAGCCCCTCTGGCACCTGTTGTCGTTGGAGGCCGTGTGTTTGTGGCCAGTGCCAAAGGCAACGTCGCAGCCCTGGATGCAGAAACGGGTCGCGACATCTGGCGTGTGAGTTTGAATGCAGAATTGGGTGCGGGGGTAGGGGCGGATGGACAATCGGCCGCCGTCATTACCCGCGACAACGACCTTGTGACCTTGCGCGATGGTCGTGAGGTGTGGCGGATACGCTTGCCTGCGCGCTCGTTCACGGCGCCATTGGTTGCAGGAGGGCGTGTCTTCGTTTTGATGGCCGATCGCAGTGTGGGCGCGTACGACGGAAGCACTGGGGCCCGACTATGGACGCAGAGCCGCCCGAGCGAGCCGCTGGTACTGGGACAGGGTGGGGTGCTTTTAGCCGTGGGAAACACGCTGGTTGCGGGTTTGTCTGCGCGGATGACGGGGCTTGACCCGTCAAACGGCAACGTGCAATGGCAGGCCTTGCTGGCCAGCTCCCGAGGGACCAATGAGGTCGAAAGACTGGTGGATCTGGTTGGTTCTGTCAGTCGGGAGGGCGAGAGCGTATGCGCTCGTGCCTTCGGAGCAGCCGTGGGTTGCGTGGATACGAGCCGCGGCGCGACCATTTGGAGCAAGGTTGCCAAGGGCAGCAACGGCGTGAGTGGCGATGCCACCCGCGTTTTTGCCACCGAATCCGATGGCAGCGTTCAGGCTTGGCAACGTGACAATGGTGAAGCCGCCTGGCGCGTTGATCGCCTCAAGTTCCGTGATCTCACAGCACCCAAGGCTGTCGGACGTGCTGTTGTGATTGGTGACGCCAATGGCAATGTGCATGTCTTGTCGCGTGAAGATGGCAGTGACATGGCGCGTTTTACAACCGATGGTTCTGCGATCCTTGGGGCTCCTGTGGTGTCTGACCAGGTGCTGATCGTGCAGACGCAAAAAGGTGGCGTGTACGCTTGGCGCCCCCGTTAA
- the hfq gene encoding RNA chaperone Hfq, whose product MSNNKGQLLQDPFLNQLRREHVPVSIYLVNGIKLQGQIESFDQYVVLLRNTVTQMVYKHAISTIVPGRPVQFSAAAPEEAPAP is encoded by the coding sequence GTGAGCAATAACAAAGGCCAACTCTTGCAAGATCCTTTTCTGAACCAGCTTCGCCGGGAACACGTTCCTGTGTCGATTTACCTGGTCAATGGCATCAAACTGCAAGGTCAGATCGAATCGTTCGACCAGTATGTGGTCCTTCTGCGCAACACCGTGACGCAGATGGTTTACAAACACGCGATCTCCACCATCGTTCCTGGTCGCCCGGTGCAATTTTCCGCCGCTGCACCAGAAGAAGCTCCCGCGCCTTGA
- a CDS encoding adenylosuccinate synthase, which translates to MMNNNSAVVPGRNVVVVGTQWGDEGKGKLVDWLTESAQGVVRFQGGHNAGHTLVINGVKTALHLIPSGIMRAGVKCYIGNGVVVSVAKLFEEIAGLEKAGIEVRSRLRVSEACPLILPFHAAIDIAREAAKVKAGTEKIGTTGRGIGPAYEDKIARRALRVQDLKYPERFATKLRELLDLHNHVLTTYLHSADMDWDAQIAAYMKDGAIQFEPVYAEAMAQAEQLKPMIADVSRELNDAHGTGVNLLFEGAQGTLLDIDHGTYPFVTSSNCVAGNASAGAGVGPGMLHYVLGITKAYCTRVGGGPFPTELDWEKEGTPGWHMATVGAEKGVTTGRSRRCGWFDAALLKRSAQVNGLSGLCITKLDVLDGLTELMLCTGYELDGETIDILPMGADEIARCKPIYEVIPGWTDSSVGVTEFDKLPENARLYLKRIEETTGVPVHVVSTSPDRDHTILLRHPYHAA; encoded by the coding sequence ATGATGAACAACAACAGCGCCGTGGTACCTGGGCGCAATGTGGTCGTGGTAGGCACCCAATGGGGTGACGAAGGCAAAGGAAAGCTGGTCGACTGGCTTACCGAAAGCGCTCAAGGCGTGGTGCGGTTTCAGGGCGGACACAACGCGGGCCATACGTTGGTGATCAATGGCGTGAAAACCGCACTGCACCTGATTCCCAGCGGCATCATGCGTGCTGGTGTGAAGTGTTACATCGGCAATGGTGTGGTGGTTTCGGTTGCCAAGTTGTTCGAAGAAATTGCCGGGCTGGAGAAAGCGGGCATAGAGGTGCGTTCACGCCTGCGTGTGTCCGAAGCGTGCCCGTTGATCCTGCCTTTTCACGCAGCCATCGATATCGCGCGCGAAGCTGCGAAAGTTAAAGCGGGCACCGAAAAGATCGGCACCACCGGGCGCGGTATTGGCCCTGCCTACGAAGACAAGATCGCCCGCCGTGCACTGCGCGTTCAAGACCTGAAATACCCCGAGCGATTCGCCACCAAGCTGCGCGAATTGCTCGATCTGCACAACCATGTCTTGACGACCTACCTGCACTCAGCCGACATGGACTGGGATGCACAGATCGCCGCTTACATGAAGGACGGTGCGATTCAGTTTGAGCCGGTATACGCTGAAGCCATGGCCCAGGCAGAGCAGCTCAAACCCATGATCGCGGACGTCTCCCGTGAGTTGAACGATGCCCATGGCACAGGAGTCAACCTGTTGTTCGAAGGTGCGCAAGGCACGCTGCTCGACATCGACCATGGAACCTACCCCTTTGTGACCTCCAGCAACTGTGTGGCCGGGAATGCATCGGCGGGCGCGGGTGTGGGCCCGGGCATGCTGCACTACGTGTTGGGCATCACCAAGGCCTATTGCACCCGTGTGGGTGGTGGCCCGTTCCCAACCGAACTCGATTGGGAGAAGGAGGGCACACCCGGATGGCACATGGCCACGGTAGGCGCTGAAAAAGGTGTGACCACTGGCCGCAGTCGCCGCTGCGGGTGGTTCGATGCGGCTTTGCTCAAACGCTCGGCCCAGGTGAACGGTCTGTCAGGCCTTTGTATCACCAAGCTTGACGTGCTCGATGGTTTGACCGAGTTGATGTTGTGCACGGGTTATGAGCTGGATGGCGAAACCATCGATATATTGCCGATGGGTGCCGATGAAATTGCCCGATGCAAGCCGATATATGAAGTGATTCCTGGCTGGACCGATTCCTCTGTGGGTGTCACTGAATTCGATAAATTGCCAGAGAATGCGCGACTCTATTTGAAACGCATTGAAGAAACCACTGGCGTACCGGTGCATGTGGTGTCAACGAGTCCGGATCGGGACCACACCATTTTGCTGCGCCATCCCTACCACGCCGCATGA
- the der gene encoding ribosome biogenesis GTPase Der, with amino-acid sequence MKPVIALVGRPNVGKSTLFNRLTSSRDAIVADFAGLTRDRHYGNGRQGRREYIVIDTGGFEPDAGEGSIYREMAKQTRQAVAESDVVIFVVDARGGISAQDHEIGQYLRRLGKPTILVANKAEGMTQGLQLVEFYELGLGEVIPVSGAHGQGIRTMLDLALEAIPGLPPEDEEEPEIDTSVIRLAVAGRPNVGKSTLINVWLGEERLVAFDLPGTTRDAISVPFERDGQKFELIDTAGLRRKGRVFEAIEKFSVVKTLQAIENAHVVLLLLDAEQGVTDQDAHIAGYILESGRAVVLAINKWDAVDAYQREQVERQIETRLAFLKFASLHLISAKKRQGLGPVWKSIVLAQKSAMRKMTTPVLTRLLLEATAFQAPMRSGMFRPKMRYAHQGGMNPPVIVIHGNSLDKVPDAYKRFLEGRFRKAFDLVGTPLRIEFKTSDNPYKD; translated from the coding sequence GTGAAACCCGTCATCGCCTTGGTAGGGCGCCCCAATGTGGGCAAATCCACCCTGTTCAACCGCTTGACGAGTTCACGCGATGCCATCGTCGCCGACTTCGCAGGCCTCACCCGCGACCGCCACTATGGCAATGGTCGACAAGGACGCCGCGAATACATCGTGATCGACACCGGTGGATTCGAACCCGATGCTGGCGAGGGCAGCATTTACCGCGAAATGGCCAAGCAGACCAGGCAAGCGGTTGCCGAGTCGGATGTGGTGATTTTTGTGGTGGATGCCCGCGGCGGCATCAGCGCACAGGACCACGAAATCGGGCAGTACCTGCGTCGATTGGGCAAACCCACAATTCTTGTGGCCAACAAAGCCGAAGGCATGACCCAGGGTCTGCAACTGGTTGAGTTTTACGAACTGGGCCTCGGCGAGGTGATTCCAGTCTCGGGGGCCCATGGTCAAGGTATCCGCACCATGCTCGATCTGGCGCTTGAAGCCATTCCAGGCCTGCCGCCAGAAGACGAGGAAGAGCCCGAGATCGACACCAGCGTGATCCGTCTGGCCGTTGCCGGCCGTCCCAATGTGGGCAAGTCGACGCTGATCAACGTCTGGCTGGGGGAAGAGCGTCTGGTTGCATTTGACCTGCCGGGCACTACCCGCGATGCGATTTCTGTTCCGTTTGAGCGCGATGGTCAGAAGTTTGAGCTGATCGACACCGCCGGCTTGCGCCGCAAAGGGCGTGTGTTTGAAGCGATTGAAAAATTCTCGGTGGTCAAAACCTTGCAGGCCATTGAAAACGCTCACGTCGTGTTGCTGTTGCTGGATGCCGAGCAGGGGGTGACCGACCAGGACGCTCACATTGCTGGCTATATTCTCGAGAGCGGACGTGCGGTGGTTCTGGCCATCAACAAGTGGGATGCAGTGGATGCCTACCAAAGGGAGCAGGTTGAGCGTCAGATCGAAACCCGTTTGGCATTTCTGAAATTCGCTTCACTGCATCTGATCTCGGCAAAGAAGCGCCAGGGTCTTGGGCCGGTGTGGAAATCGATCGTTTTGGCCCAAAAATCGGCCATGCGCAAAATGACCACCCCGGTACTCACTCGGCTGCTGCTCGAAGCGACTGCCTTCCAGGCGCCGATGCGCAGCGGCATGTTCCGCCCCAAAATGCGTTACGCCCATCAAGGGGGCATGAACCCGCCTGTGATCGTGATTCACGGCAATTCGCTGGACAAAGTGCCGGATGCCTACAAGCGGTTTCTGGAGGGGCGCTTTCGGAAAGCTTTTGATTTGGTCGGCACCCCCTTGAGAATTGAATTCAAGACCTCAGATAACCCTTACAAAGACTGA
- a CDS encoding ATP phosphoribosyltransferase regulatory subunit — protein MSAWVLPDHIADVLPSEARHIEELRRGLLDTTRSFGYELVMPPLLEHLESLLTGTGEALDLQTFKLVDQLSGRTLGLRADSTPQVARIDAHLLNRQGVARLSYCGPVVHTRVDRPLASREPMQFGAEIYGHAGLEADLEVIELAHACLSGAGAGELLLDLADVRVIDAVLAPVQLNETQTNAIHAALAAKDVTELKSLSRDLPAPVRADLCALPTLFGGVEVLSEARRLLQPSPELHNALDNLAWLAKHVEGMRVSIDLADLRGYAYYTGMRFAIFSHSPQGEALELARGGRYDEVGAVFGRNRPAVGFSLDVKELVSAVLPRPLVAAVRAPWGMDSGLRQAIAALRAQGQTVVCALPGHGHEMDEFQCDRELVQDPANSGAWIVKTL, from the coding sequence ATGTCAGCCTGGGTCCTTCCGGATCACATAGCCGATGTCTTGCCTTCAGAAGCTCGGCACATCGAAGAACTCCGTCGGGGTTTGCTGGATACCACCCGTAGTTTTGGCTACGAACTGGTGATGCCTCCTTTGCTGGAACACCTGGAGTCGTTGCTCACAGGTACTGGTGAAGCCCTCGATTTACAAACTTTCAAGCTCGTTGATCAGCTCTCGGGGCGCACGCTCGGCCTGCGCGCCGACAGCACGCCCCAGGTCGCCCGTATCGACGCCCACTTGCTCAACAGGCAAGGTGTCGCACGTCTGAGCTACTGCGGCCCCGTGGTACACACCAGGGTCGACCGGCCTCTGGCCAGCCGTGAGCCGATGCAGTTTGGTGCCGAGATCTATGGCCATGCGGGACTGGAGGCTGATCTTGAAGTGATTGAATTGGCCCATGCTTGCCTGAGTGGTGCCGGCGCAGGTGAGTTGTTGCTCGATCTGGCCGATGTGCGCGTGATTGATGCGGTGCTCGCTCCGGTTCAGTTGAACGAGACCCAGACCAACGCGATACATGCGGCATTGGCCGCCAAAGACGTGACCGAGCTCAAGTCTTTGTCCAGAGACTTGCCCGCCCCGGTGCGTGCAGATTTGTGTGCCTTGCCCACACTGTTTGGTGGCGTAGAGGTGTTGAGCGAGGCCCGGCGATTGCTTCAGCCATCGCCCGAGCTGCACAACGCACTCGATAACCTGGCCTGGTTGGCCAAACATGTCGAAGGCATGAGGGTGTCGATTGACCTGGCCGATTTGCGGGGTTATGCCTACTACACAGGCATGCGATTTGCCATCTTCAGCCATAGTCCGCAAGGCGAAGCGTTGGAGCTGGCGCGTGGTGGCCGGTACGACGAAGTGGGTGCCGTCTTTGGACGCAACCGCCCGGCGGTGGGCTTCAGTCTGGATGTGAAGGAATTGGTCAGCGCTGTTTTACCGCGCCCGCTGGTTGCTGCAGTGCGGGCGCCTTGGGGTATGGATTCAGGCCTGCGCCAGGCCATTGCGGCGCTGCGCGCCCAGGGGCAGACGGTGGTTTGCGCCTTGCCTGGCCACGGCCACGAAATGGATGAATTCCAATGCGATCGCGAGCTGGTGCAAGACCCGGCCAACAGCGGCGCATGGATCGTAAAGACTCTTTGA